Proteins encoded by one window of Luteimonas yindakuii:
- a CDS encoding efflux RND transporter permease subunit, which yields MNFSAWSIHRPLPAILVFILLTAAGLIAFNRLAVSQFPDLTVPVVNVTVMLPGASPSTLETQVTRKVEDATASIPNLRNTASIVNEGVSTTILTFEIEKDGTLAKDEVRDAIDRVRIDLPADVEPPIVSLVNVTGGDMLTYAVTADGWSDEELSWFIDDTVSKRLFAVPGVGTVRRIGGVDREIRVDLRPEAVQGFGVSPALISQQLARIQQEQPGGRTTVGGSEQAVRTLGTVENAADLANFPISMPDGRSVRLSTLATVSDGNATVSQRTTLDGRPVIGFAVQRTTGTSEVDVGNAVRASVAKLQDEQPRVRMVEVASTTQVAENSFKSSMHMLYEGAALAVAVVFLFLRDFRATFISAIALPLSIIPTFAVMYWLGFSLNMITLLALAVVVGILVDDAIVEVENIDRHLRMGKSPKQAALEAADEIGLAVIATSCTLAAVFIPVAFMPGIPGKFFREFGWTAAAAVLFSLLVARLITPMMSAYMLKPLPEHKGDSKLMQWYLRFVDDSLKHRNRTLVVALAIFIGSLALLPLLKVTFIPPTDGIQSNVLIELPPGTALATTGEVAETARQRIADIPEIEHVFVTAGSNSGANGPAGDLTSAELRKATLTIRWNDDRDLTQYELEAQVRERLADLPGVRLSFQGGEPGRALQLVLAGDDPVKLAAAARDVEREIRQLPGLGTVGSSASLVRPEVIVRPDPARAADLGVSTADIAAATRVATRGDYEQFLAKLNLPERQVPIRVQLDERALSDPSLLGQLRVPTSTGGSVPLSSVAEITTASGPSQIDRFDRRRNVTITVDLNGMAMGEVEKQIDALPSLVNLPVGVERQAAGDSEIFAEMFGGFAMAMVAGIFCVYGVLLLLFNHASQPITILVAVPLAAGGAFGALLITGLDISLSVLIGLILLIGIAVKNSILLVDYAVMAEAQGMSRHEALMDACHKRARPVIMTTMAMGAGMMPIALGLTADASFRMPMAVAVIGGLITSTVLSLVVVPAAFTLVDDAEAWMISKLRRGRRGNDPATA from the coding sequence ATGAACTTCTCCGCGTGGTCGATCCACCGGCCGTTGCCGGCGATCCTGGTCTTCATCCTGCTCACCGCCGCCGGCCTGATCGCCTTCAACCGGCTGGCGGTGTCGCAGTTCCCCGACCTCACCGTGCCGGTGGTCAACGTCACCGTGATGCTGCCGGGCGCCAGCCCCAGCACGCTGGAAACCCAGGTCACGCGCAAGGTCGAGGACGCCACCGCCAGCATCCCGAACCTCCGCAACACCGCCTCGATCGTCAACGAGGGCGTGTCCACCACCATCCTGACCTTCGAGATCGAGAAGGACGGCACGCTGGCCAAGGACGAGGTGCGCGACGCCATCGACCGCGTGCGCATCGACCTGCCGGCCGATGTCGAGCCGCCGATCGTGTCGCTGGTCAACGTCACCGGCGGCGACATGCTCACCTATGCCGTCACCGCCGACGGCTGGAGCGACGAGGAGCTCAGCTGGTTCATCGACGACACCGTATCCAAGCGCCTGTTCGCGGTGCCGGGCGTGGGCACGGTGCGGCGCATCGGCGGCGTCGACCGCGAGATCCGCGTCGACCTGCGCCCCGAAGCGGTGCAGGGCTTCGGCGTCAGCCCGGCGCTGATCAGCCAGCAGCTCGCGCGCATCCAGCAGGAGCAGCCCGGCGGCCGCACCACCGTGGGCGGCAGCGAGCAGGCCGTGCGCACGCTCGGCACCGTCGAGAACGCCGCCGACCTCGCCAACTTCCCGATCTCGATGCCGGATGGCCGCAGCGTGCGCCTGTCCACGCTGGCCACGGTCAGCGATGGCAACGCCACCGTCAGCCAGCGCACCACGCTCGACGGCCGCCCGGTGATCGGCTTCGCCGTGCAGCGCACCACCGGCACCAGCGAGGTCGATGTCGGCAACGCCGTGCGTGCAAGCGTCGCGAAACTGCAGGACGAACAGCCACGCGTGCGCATGGTGGAAGTGGCGTCGACCACCCAGGTGGCCGAGAACTCGTTCAAGTCCTCGATGCACATGCTCTACGAGGGTGCCGCGCTTGCGGTGGCGGTGGTGTTCCTGTTCCTGCGTGATTTCCGCGCCACCTTCATCTCGGCGATTGCGCTGCCGCTGTCGATCATCCCGACCTTCGCGGTGATGTACTGGCTGGGCTTCAGCCTCAACATGATCACGCTGCTGGCGCTCGCCGTGGTGGTCGGCATCCTGGTGGACGATGCGATCGTCGAGGTCGAGAACATCGACCGCCACCTGCGCATGGGCAAGTCACCCAAACAGGCGGCGCTGGAAGCCGCCGACGAGATCGGCCTTGCCGTCATCGCCACCTCGTGCACGCTGGCCGCGGTGTTCATCCCGGTGGCCTTCATGCCGGGCATCCCGGGGAAATTCTTCCGCGAGTTCGGCTGGACCGCGGCCGCCGCGGTGCTGTTCTCGCTGCTGGTGGCGCGGCTGATCACGCCGATGATGTCTGCCTACATGTTGAAGCCGTTGCCCGAGCACAAGGGCGATTCGAAGCTGATGCAGTGGTACCTGCGCTTCGTCGACGACTCGCTGAAACACCGCAACCGCACGCTGGTGGTCGCGCTGGCGATCTTCATCGGTTCACTGGCACTGCTGCCGCTGCTGAAAGTGACCTTCATCCCGCCCACCGACGGCATCCAGAGCAACGTGCTGATCGAGCTGCCGCCCGGCACCGCGCTCGCCACCACCGGGGAAGTGGCCGAGACCGCGCGCCAGCGCATCGCCGACATCCCCGAGATCGAGCACGTGTTCGTGACCGCCGGCAGCAACTCCGGCGCCAATGGTCCGGCCGGCGACCTCACCAGCGCCGAGCTGCGCAAGGCCACGCTCACCATCCGCTGGAACGACGACCGCGACCTCACCCAGTACGAACTGGAAGCGCAGGTGCGCGAACGCCTCGCCGACCTGCCCGGCGTGCGCCTGAGCTTCCAGGGCGGCGAACCCGGGCGCGCGCTGCAACTGGTGCTGGCCGGCGACGATCCGGTGAAGCTGGCCGCCGCCGCGCGCGACGTCGAGCGCGAGATCCGGCAGCTGCCGGGCCTCGGCACCGTGGGCTCGTCGGCCTCGCTGGTGCGCCCGGAAGTGATCGTGCGCCCGGACCCGGCGCGCGCCGCCGACCTCGGCGTGTCGACCGCCGACATCGCCGCCGCCACCCGCGTCGCCACCCGCGGCGATTACGAACAGTTCCTCGCCAAGCTCAACCTGCCCGAGCGCCAGGTGCCGATCCGCGTGCAGCTCGACGAACGCGCGTTGTCGGACCCGTCACTGCTCGGCCAGCTGCGCGTGCCGACGTCGACAGGGGGCAGCGTGCCGCTGTCGTCGGTGGCCGAAATCACCACCGCCAGCGGCCCGTCGCAGATCGACCGCTTCGACCGCCGCCGCAACGTCACCATCACCGTGGACTTGAACGGCATGGCGATGGGCGAGGTGGAGAAGCAGATCGACGCGCTGCCTTCGCTCGTCAACCTGCCCGTGGGCGTGGAACGCCAGGCCGCCGGCGACAGCGAGATCTTCGCCGAGATGTTCGGCGGCTTCGCGATGGCCATGGTGGCCGGCATCTTCTGCGTCTACGGCGTGCTGCTGCTGCTGTTCAACCACGCCAGCCAGCCGATCACGATTCTCGTCGCGGTGCCGCTGGCCGCGGGCGGCGCGTTCGGTGCGTTGCTGATCACCGGGCTCGACATCTCGCTGTCGGTGCTGATCGGCCTGATCCTGCTGATCGGCATCGCGGTGAAGAACTCGATCCTGCTGGTGGACTACGCGGTGATGGCGGAAGCGCAGGGCATGTCGCGCCACGAGGCGCTGATGGACGCCTGCCACAAGCGCGCGCGCCCGGTGATCATGACCACGATGGCGATGGGCGCCGGCATGATGCCGATCGCGCTCGGCCTCACCGCCGATGCCAGCTTCCGCATGCCGATGGCGGTGGCGGTGATCGGTGGCCTGATCACGTCGACGGTCCTGAGCCTGGTGGTGGTGCCGGCGGCGTTCACCCTGGTCGACGATGCAGAAGCCTGGATGATCTCGAAGTTGCGCCGCGGCAGGCGCGGAAACGACCCGGCGACCGCCTGA